In Drosophila teissieri strain GT53w chromosome 2R, Prin_Dtei_1.1, whole genome shotgun sequence, the following proteins share a genomic window:
- the LOC122615287 gene encoding solute carrier family 2, facilitated glucose transporter member 8: MDEQHRNLNQNGSESNGKQARIVSGLDRPLKTPPPGEQTRAVRRQVIAVILANVGVFSTGMTLAMPTATLHQLKDVTEPVHLDDSQASWFASVNALSAPLGGLLSGFLLDRIGRKRSLIVLNVLTILAWILLATPSGSDGVAFFWQLIVARFMLGVGMGLASAPPGVYAAEISVPKTRGSLILGTSISVAGGITILYGIGYCIRDDFRLIALICCGYQLVALLCVLPLPESHCWLLSKKRVTEAKRSLNYFRGFNKSDEITHPLVLEEFQLLQKSLQQRNAAVKESFWRSLREPEVYKPLVILMSLFAFQQLTGIFVVIVFAVQISQEAGIEIDPFMCAVLIGFARLITTCPMGYILEWWGRRRAGIISTLGMSVCMFLLAGHSQNDLLKEVPYLPVVSIVGFIVLSTLGLYTLPFFMISELFPQKVRGPASGLTVAVGMFISFVVLKTYPGIKEYLGMSSCFIFFGVMALFALIFVYLALPETRRRTLLEIEEQFRSGRSRKSQNQADVEMKEVFVRKPEE; encoded by the exons ATGGATGAGCAGCACCGGAACCTCAATCAAAATGGCAGCGAATCCAATGGCAAGCAGGCCAGGATCGTCTCGGGATTGGATCGACCGCTGAAGACTCCTCCGCCTGGCGAACAGACAAGGGCAGTGCGGCGCCAAGTGATCGCTGTCATCCTGGCCAACGTGGGTGTCTTCTCAACGGGCATGACCCTGGCCATGCCCACCGCCACTCTGCACCAGCTGAAGGACGTCACGGAGCCAGTGCATCTGGACGATTCGCAGGCTTCCTGGTTCGCATCGGTCAACGCTCTGTCCGCTCCTCTGGGCGGCTTGCTGTCCGGCTTCCTGCTGGACAGGATCGGTAGGAAGAGGTCCCTGATCGTGCTCAATGTGCTCACTATCCTTGCCTGGATTCTGCTGGCCACACCCAGTGGGAGCGATGGAGTAGCCTTCTTCTGGCAACTCATTGTCGCACGATTTATGCTGG GAGTTGGCATGGGACTGGCCAGTGCGCCACCAGGAGTCTATGCAGCCGAAATCAGTGTGCCCAAGACGAGGGGCAGTCTCATACTGGGCACGTCCATTTCGGTGGCCGGTGGCATCACGATTCTCTACGGGATCGGCTACTGCATCCGCGATGACTTCCGCCTGATTGCCCTCATCTGCTGTGGCTACCAGCTGGTGGCCCTGCTCTGCGTGCTGCCACTTCCGGAAAGCCACTGCTGGCTTCTGTCCAAGAAGCGGGTGACGGAGGCCAAGAGATCCCTCAACTACTTCCGTGGATTCAACAAATCGG ATGAAATCACCCATCCCCTAGTGCTCGAGGAGTTCCAGCTCCTGCAGAAATCGCTGCAGCAGAGGAACGCCGCGGTGAAGGAGTCCTTCTGGCGGAGTCTGCGCGAACCGGAGGTCTACAAGCCACTGGTCATCCTGATGAGTTTGTTTGCCTTCCAGCAGCTGACAGGCATCTTCGTGGTCATCGTGTTCGCCGTGCAGATTTCGCAGGAGGCGGGCATCGAAATCGATCCCTTCATGTGCGCCGTGCTCATTGGTTTCGCCCGCTTGATCACCACCTGCCCCATGGGATACATCCTGGAGTGGTGGGGTCGCCGAAGGGCCGGGATTATCTCCACTTTGGGCATGTCGGTGTGCATGTTCCTGTTGGCGGGACACAGCCAGAACGATTTGCTCAAGGAGGTGCCATATCTCCCGGTGGTGTCCATCGTGGGCTTCATCGTGCTGAGCACGCTGGGCCTTTACACCCTGCCCTTCTTCATGATCTCAGAGCTTTTTCCGCAAAAGGTCAGAGGGCCCGCCTCAGGACTCACCGTGGCCGTGGGCATGTTCATCTCGTTCGTGGTCCTGAAGACCTACCCCGGCATCAAGGAATACCTGGGAATGTCGAGCTGCTTCATCTTTTTCGGGGTCATGGCTCTGTTTGCCCTGATCTTCGTTTATCTCGCCCTCCCGGAGACCCGTCGTCGAACGCTGCTGGAGATCGAGGAGCAGTTCCGATCGGGTCGCAGTCGCAAGTCCCAGAATCAGGCGGATGTGGAAATGAAGGAGGTTTTTGTTCGAAAGCCGGAGGAATAG
- the LOC122615291 gene encoding protein N-terminal glutamine amidohydrolase yields MTTDFLFPKIADCSYVSCYCEENVWKLCEQVKRTRPEELSKCYAVFVSNEGRTVPLWRQKAGRGDDQVVIWDYHVFFIHNPLLNRCLVFDLDTTLPFPTYFHKYVTETFRSDLALRPEHHRFFRVIPADTYLIEFSSDRRHMRRPDGSWIKPPPSYPPILSNSNMHCLGDFICMSAGKGPGAVYSLSEFVQNFYKSPHVMAQNNK; encoded by the exons ATGACCACGGACTTCCTCTTCCCCAAGATAGCGGACTGCTCCTACGTGTCCTGTTACTG CGAGGAGAACGTGTGGAAGCTCTGCGAGCAGGTGAAGCGGACGCGGCCGGAGGAGCTGTCCAAGTGCTACGCCGTCTTCGTCTCCAACGAGGGTCGCACCGTGCCCCTTTGGCGCCAGAAGGCAGGACGCGGCGACGATCAAGTTGTGATATGG GACTACCACGTCTTCTTCATACACAATCCCTTGCTGAATCGCTGTCTGGTGTTCGATCTGGACACCACACTGCCCTTTCCCACATACTTCCACAAGTACGTGACGGAGACGTTCCGCTCCGATCTGGCCCTGCGTCCGGAGCACCACAG ATTCTTCAGAGTCATACCCGCAGACACATATCTCATTGAGTTCTCATCGGATCGGCGTCACATGCGTCGGCCGGACGGCAGTTGGATCAAGCCACCGCCCTCCTATCCACCTATTCTCTCCAACT CGAACATGCACTGTCTAGGGGACTTCATCTGCATGAGTGCAGGAAAAGGTCCTGGAGCGGTCTACAGCCTGTCGGAGTTCGTGCAAAACTTCTACAAGTCGCCACATGTGATGGCGCAGAACAACAAGTAG
- the LOC122613936 gene encoding uncharacterized protein LOC122613936 — MARNLEDSCNMANAKYVSINKEDRGPYAAHFSALKDAVYSHWKGSGVLGKLLKGTTLGGGYGDKVKVSMPDEYDLVIHLVFPENDKIVVKADASKPGNVILDMTKVMEIIGNQEHNKPVFDLLQKIVNNKKQLLEDKLQSFLQGIMNQTLNKMGHQIEVQGKISKLTYKKCGPAHTIFVEGPCEYSVDFVPAIKLSAAQVVLAPAQRKHFGGTLYWDAVPKPMKPAKCDNVSFRASFYEAERSLLHGKQFLKSGIRLMKQTRNVKNKANLKSYHIKTVFLWQSIEKDASYWQKPVKEILIEMMGKLADSLALTPRKGRLPFFWDPKLDMFADLTDCQRIDMFNYLRKCEYTFRKADGNLNDDNENNVQSSFISGRENRPSNGQKKETQPASAEPTKPIKTKVAATSNPPAKAPPKTSDAKTQLNEQKKNLAPATANPKSKSPITADAKVAPALKKANPNPSEQKKSVAAQPKTKVESTPVKPNPKPNVQQQQAKPNPADQNRINPNANGAR; from the exons ATGGCGAGGAATCTGGAAGATAGTTGCAACATGGCAAACGCCAAATACGTGAGCATAAATAAGGAGGACCGCGGGCCGTACGCCGCCCACTTCAGCGCCTTGAAGGATGCGGTGTACTCGCATTGGAAGGGATCGGGAGTTCTGGGCAAGCTGCTCAAGGGAACAACACTGGGCG GTGGATATGGCGATAAGGTCAAGGTATCAATGCCCGATGAGTACGACTTGGTTATCCATCTGGTCTTTCCGGAAAATGACAAAATCGTTGTCAAGGCCGATGCGAGCAAGCCAG GCAACGTCATACTGGACATGACCAAGGTGATGGAGATTATCGGGAATCAGGAGCACAACAAGCCAGTGTTTGATCTTCTCCAGAAAATCGtgaacaacaaaaagcagctGCTGGAGGACAAGCTGCAGAGCTTCCTGCAGGGCATCATGAACCAGACGCTCAACAAAATGGGCCATCAGATCGAGGTGCAAGGCAAGATCTCGAAGCTTACATACAAAAAGTGCGGCCCCGCCCACACGATCTTTGTGGAGGGGCCTTGCGAGTACTCCGTGGACTTCGTACCAGCCATCAAGCTCTCAGCAGCACAAGTGGTTTTGGCGCCGGCGCAAAGGAAACATTTTGGTGGAACGCTCTACTGGGACGCCGTCCCGAAGCCCATGAAGCCAGCCAAATGCGACAACGTATCCTTCAGGGCCTCCTTCTATGAGGCAGAGCGCAGTCTGCTCCACGGAAAGCAGTTCCTGAAGTCCGGAATCCGCCTGATGAAGCAGACCCGCAATGTGAAAAACAAGGCAAACCTTAAGAGCTACCACATCAAGACGGTCTTCCTGTGGCAGTCGATCGAAAAGGATGCCAGTTACTGGCAAAAACCCGTTAAAGAGATACTTATCGAG ATGATGGGCAAACTGGCGGACTCGTTAGCTTTGACGCCGAGGAAGGGCAGGTTGCCCTTCTTCTGGGACCCCAAACTGGACATGTTTGCCGATTTAACGGATTGCCAGCGAATCGATATGTTCAACTACTTGAGGAAGTGCGAGTATACCTTCCGCAAGGCCGACGGAAATCTGAACGACGACAACGAGAACAATGTGCAGAGCTCTTTCA TCAGCGGTAGGGAGAACAGGCCATCGAATGGACAGAAAAAGGAAACCCAACCTGCTTCTGCCGAACCAACTAAGCCCATAAAAACCAAAGTGGCCGCCACATCCAATCCTCCAGCTAAAGCTCCACCTAAGACTTCGGATGCAAAAACACAACTTAATGAACAGAAGAAGAACTTGGCGCCTGCCACAGCAAATCCCAAATCGAAGTCACCCATCACTGCCGATGCAAAGGTGGCACCTGCTCTTAAGAAAGCAAATCCCAATCCTAGCGAGCAGAAGAAGTCTGTGGCGGCGCAGCCGAAGACAAAGGTGGAGTCCACTCCAGtcaaaccaaatccaaaaccGAACgtacagcaacagcaggctAAACCGAATCCTGCCGATCAGAACAGGATCAATCCAAATGCCAATGGTGCACGATAA
- the LOC122613935 gene encoding glycerol-3-phosphate dehydrogenase, mitochondrial gives MTSRMFKFGVTAASACVGSVLASYTLDRWNTPHVVNNATVPPKRKRTLPPRADQIKSLMSGEEFDVLIIGGGATGAGCALDSVTRGLKTALVELDDFASGTSSRSTKLIHGGVRYLQKAILGLDLEQYRMVKEALAERATMLESAPHLTHPLPIMLPVYTWWQVPYYWVGIKAYDLVAGDRNVKSSYYLSKKDALELFPMLKKDKLCGAIVYYDGQQDDARMCLAVALTAARHGATVCNHVEVKELLKKDDGTGKQVLCGAKVKDHISGKEFTVKAKCIVNAAGPFTDSIRKMDNPTVKSICCPSSGVHIVLPGYYSPDQMGLLDPSTSDGRVIFFLPWQRQTIAGTTDLPCEITHNPTPTEDEIQFILNEIKNYLNADVEVRRGDVLSAWSGIRPLVSDPNKDDTQSLARNHIVHVSPSNLITIAGGKWTTYRAMAEHTIDAAIKACNLKPERAEAVTAYLKIEGGQGWTPTMYIRLVQDFGLECEVAQHLAKSYGDRAFAVSKMASLTGKRWPIIGNRIHPEFPYIDAEIRYGVREYACTAVDMIARRLRLAFLNVQAAQEALPVIVDIMGEELGWSKDEKERQIKHATEFLANEMGHSVNRTSKERIPIKLSKEEIQTYIKRFQLIDKDKKGYVSINDIRRALKSFGDGDVSGEQLHEILREIDTNMNGQVELDEYLQMMSAIKTGDVAYSRFARMAELEEQKHEAANLKQKISVDRSGGGL, from the exons ATGACCTCACGAATGTTCAAGTTCGGCGTAACAGCCGCCAGCGCCTGTGTGGGTTCCGTCCTGGCCTCGTACACCCTGGACCGCTGGAACACCCCCCATGTG GTTAACAATGCCACCGTGCCGCCGAAGAGGAAGCGCACGCTGCCCCCGCGAGCTGATCAGATCAAATCCCTGATGAGCGGCGAGGAGTTCGACGTGCTGATCATCGGCGGCGGAGCCACGGGAGCTGGATGTGCTCTGGACTCGGTCACGAGGG GTCTTAAGACCGCCCTGGTGGAGCTGGATGACTTTGCCAGCGGCACCTCCTCGCGCTCCACGAAGCTCATCCATGGCGGCGTGCGATACCTGCAGAAGGCCATTTTGGGC CTAGATCTAGAGCAGTACCGCATGGTGAAGGAGGCGCTGGCCGAGCGCGCCACCATGCTGGAATCGGCGCCCCACTTGACCCACCCACTGCCCATCATGCTGCCAGTCTACAC ATGGTGGCAGGTGCCCTACTACTGGGTGGGCATCAAGGCCTACGATCTGGTGGCCGGCGATCGCAACGTGAAGAGCTCGTACTACCTCTCCAAGAAGGATGCCCTCGAACTGTTCCCCATGCTCAAGAAGGACAAGCTGTGCGGCGCCATCGTCTACTATGATGGCCAGCAGGACGATGCCAGGATGTGTCTGGCGGTGGCGCTGACTGCCGCTCGCCACGGCGCCACGGTGTGCAACCACGTGGAGGTGAAGGAGCTGCTCAAGAAGGACGACGGCACTGGCAAACAGGTGCTGTGCGGAGCCAAGGTCAAGGACCATATCTCCGGCAAGGAGTTCACCGTGAAGGCCAAGTGCATTGTTAATGCCGCCGGTCCCTTCACGGACTCCATTCGCAAGATGGACAACCCCACGGTGAAGAGCATCTGCTGCCCCAGTTCCGGTGTTCATATCGTACTGCCTGGCTACTACAGTCCCGATCAGATGGGTCTGCTGGATCCCTCCACCTCCGACGGCCGCGTCATCTTCTTCCTGCCCTGGCAGAGGCAGACGATCGCCGGCACCACCGACCTGCCCTGCGAGATCACTCACAACCCCACGCCCACTGAGGACGAGATCCAGTTCATCCTCAACGAGATCAAGAACTATCTGAATGCGGACGTGGAGGTGCGCCGCGGCGATGTGCTCTCCGCCTGGAGCGGCATCCGCCCACTGGTCTCCGATCCCAACAAGGACGACACCCAGTCCCTGGCCCGCAACCACATCGTCCACGTCAGCCCCTCCAATCTCATCACCATCGCTGGCGGCAAGTGGACCACCTACAGGGCCATGGCCGAGCACACCATCGATGCGGCAATCAAGG CCTGCAACTTAAAGCCAGAGCGCGCCGAGGCGGTGACCGCTTATCTGAAGATCGAGGGCGGACAGGGCTGGACCCCGACCATGTACATCCGTCTGGTGCAGGACTTCGGACTCGAGTGCGAGGTGGCCCAGCACCTGGCCAAGTCGTACGGTGACCGCGCCTTCGCCGTGTCCAAGATGGCCTCGCTCACCGGCAAGCGTTGGCCCATCATCGGCAACCGCATCCACCCCGAGTTCCCGTACATCGATGCCGAGATCCGGTACGGAGTGCGGGAGTACGCCTGCACCGCCGTCGATATGATCGCCCGTCGCCTGCGACTGGCCTTCCTCAATGTGCAGGCGGCCCAGGAGGCGCTGCCAGTGATCGTTGACATCATGGGCGAGGAGCTGGGCTGGTCCAAGGACGAGAAGGAGCGCCAGATTAAGCACGCCACCGAGTTCCTGGCCAACGAGATGGGACACTCGGTGAACCGCACCTCCAAGGAGCGCATACCCATCAAGCTGTCCAAGGAGGAGATCCAGACGTACATCAAGCGCTTCCAGCTGATCGACAAGGACAAGAAGGGCTACGTCTCCATCAACGATATCCGCCGCGCCCTCAAGAGCTTCGGCGATGGCGACGTCTCCGGCGAGCAGCTGCACGAAATCCTGCGCGAGATCGACACAAACATGAACGGCCAGGTGGAGCTGGACGAATACCTTCAG ATGATGTCGGCCATCAAGACCGGCGACGTGGCCTACTCCCGATTTGCGCGCATggcggagctggaggagcagaagcacGAGGCGGCCAATCTGAAGCAGAAGATCAGCGTGGACCGATCCGGAGGCGGCCTGTAA
- the LOC122612567 gene encoding telomere-associated protein RIF1, with the protein MDIDFGAEAGQSYRTVQLSAKEVLAAGRRQHYCNMIDLLASSCKSSGLIATSFTDDELVEFWLGDILPLMFDEDRKIQDCAVAALAEALVALDVSVIHSARCWPLIRTEFVNKYTTIIGEMRDAKNSNWHKIWTLLVQIMDEDLLRGCVYINKFLALVELGFRNPDNGVRSEAFLCWRVLIKIFAAYDELTSVKRLRLLLIPLRTSQSRSSHVSGIKLRVWWYLLTCLDQEITKSFDSAVEHFLAFMLGGGPRNLPTGLAHNYQTARELALPCLVALWGVEPSEPLQRLFKELRLETLLQPSPLMSAEVLQQHWKPLLGAAVSGLKLLSENDATEAEQLLLQLLVRNLCLAMFRLAVAPFNVACCSEIEKILQSEDNSGGRVVRALFNTIAADNLVMVRVAGSDQLDVLEAYLKLVLKSKTEVPAAILQRSIACIFAVDRIEASNQNEFRMLGSFAEFLMQNNDEEDFEGFAVKLQVWRQVSQALSNYLRNNALEYRVAHNASLLDTWLLWPLQTLAAFAGRRASNSFDVSFCDQWRQLVNAGQNAPGRKKFLADLKGTLTDLLKSKDEPHFAELFDAYVTSVIKLGLCKDAPLYKDVFGLLQTIFEQPTSQKTLEACLNTLRNLVVELRQNELMVVFDSLKPTLSSGIQCWNKLKCEGGFLEEWKRGIQEKFRKLPMKTMANQLKELFKGDDLFVIIPSVWSLNPEKLTDRQKERFAEKSDIPALYNDMSQSQDSASIKPWTPKKVVIAKSKQGELALTGKDDNDEVVDITASEESEKEPVRVEVITPIRKKPGRKSQAQKDEEAAARAATLAEEPPKRQTRTRAAQKDTEQAAQQAQPQPAPERQLRSPKKLPPPPVVQSTAAAGKQTKVAKPTPVVVIAQSEDLFPEVAAEPEPQPEQVKKPDPVPETTTQLTPPDVPLEAVPSTQLPGASGDPAPSAAAVAAGETSPKKSGTRICNLSSPPDRKQTNNSTSPTLRPKPTGHLTGRGAQLINMIRNKKLDAASGSPYACMSTSRLVHQVTPARVQDRAEQVSTPTSELNELTGTDQTSTPIQAPPSKDLLVFSKRLPSPSASPSVSILKRKLRCESLDDVTLDSPALKRKRVSFHDPPVSVTKEYLRDAEETRSSLKTKRCLLMDKVAQTTEMRQALRRRGRLDSIIEIERFASEQTARTATTDKSLDKSTGEVPEEDAFTSLKWNDTGNAHNISMSEEPVKAMEVESEPEPAGQDLAIIDPEAALDLVVEQLPLESVLQRYFDKNPLKSAGTLSKFLSAQMGANEKLKTNVLETLSENHSKDFLDHAVRENLSSVVCDRLNPNSVLEYVCAKSKISNSCRNGLLAQVPEILKSGPRSDAERLAFVQQLMVQCSPGDDLLLDLIDLLMRTRRERNSSTTSTHLSKGVVSAVGSPDNVAETAADSSSNL; encoded by the exons ATGGATATCGACTTCGGCGCGGAGGCGGGCCAGTCCTACCGCACGGTGCAGCTCTCCGCGAAAGAGGTGCTCGCCGCTGGCCGCCGTCAGCATTATTGCAAC ATGATCGACCTGTTGGCGAGCAGCTGCAAGAGTTCCGGTTTGATAGCCACTTCCTTCACGGACGACGAACTGGTGGAGTTCTGGCTGGGTGATATCCTGCCGCTTATGTTCGATGAGGACCGCAAGATCCAGGACTGTGCCGTGGCAGCTCTAGCGGAGGCATTGGTGGCTCTCGACGTGTCCGTTATCCACTCGGCCAGATGCTGGCCCCTGATCCGCACTGAGTTCGTCAACAAATACACCACAATCATTGGTGAGATGCGCGATGCTAAGAACTCCAACTGGCACAAGATTTGGACGCTGCTGGTACAGATCATGGACGAGGATCTGCTCCGGGGCTGTGTATATATCAACAAATTCTTGGCTCTGGTTGAGTTGGGCTTCCGTAACCCAGACAATGGTGTTCGTTCGGAGGCATTTCTTTGCTGGCGCGTGCTCATCAAGATCTTTGCCGCCTACGACGAACTCACATCCGTGAAGAGGCTTCGTTTGCTGCTGATCCCCCTGCGTACCTCACAATCGCGATCCTCCCACGTGAGTGGCATCAAGTTGCGAGTGTGGTGGTATCTGCTCACCTGCCTCGACCAGGAGATAACAAAGTCTTTCGACAGTGCCGTCGAGCACTTTCTGGCTTTTATGTTGGGCGGAGGTCCACGAAATCTGCCCACGGGTCTGGCCCACAACTACCAGACGGCTCGAGAGTTGGCCCTGCCCTGCCTTGTGGCCCTTTGGGGCGTGGAGCCCAGTGAACCGTTGCAGCGTCTGTTCAAAGAGCTACGCTTGGAGACCTTGCTCCAGCCCTCGCCTCTGATGAGCGCAGAGGTACTGCAACAGCACTGGAAGCCACTTTTGGGCGCCGCCGTTTCTGGATTGAAGTTACTTAGCGAGAACGATGCCACAGAAGCAGAACAGCTCctgttgcagctgctcgtACGCAATCTGTGCCTCGCCATGTTTCGCTTGGCAGTAGCTCCCTTCAATGTGGCGTGCTGCAGTGAAATCGAGAAAATCCTGCAGTCTGAAGATAACTCCGGAGGCCGAGTTGTACGCGCTCTGTTCAATACCATAGCCGCAGATAACTTGGTAATGGTGCGTGTGGCTGGAAGCGACCAGCTCGATGTTCTGGAGGCCTACTTGAAACTTGTCCTGAAGTCCAAGACAGAAGTTCCCGCAGCCATTCTGCAGCGGAGTATCGCTTGCATTTTCGCAGTCGACCGTATTGAGGCGAGCAATCAGAACGAGTTCCGGATGCTGGGCTCTTTCGCCGAGTTTCTGATGCAGAACAACGACGAAGAGGACTTTGAGGGATTCGCAGTCAAGCTACAGGTGTGGCGACAGGTGTCGCAGGCGTTGTCCAACTATCTGCGAAACAATGCGCTGGAATACCGCGTGGCACACAACGCTTCCCTTCTGGACACTTGGCTTTTATGGCCACTTCAGACACTGGCTGCCTTTGCGGGACGACGTGCTAGCAACTCCTTCGATGTCTCATTTTGCGATCAGTGGCGCCAACTGGTTAACGCAGGACAAAACGCGCCGGGCAGGAAGAAGTTCTTGGCGGACCTGAAAGGCACACTTACAGACCTTCTTAAGAGCAAAGACGAACCGCACTTTGCTGAGCTCTTCGATGCTTATGTGACCTCCGTAATCAAGCTTGGACTCTGTAAGGACGCACCATTGTATAAGGACGTCTTTGGCCTTCTTCAAACCATCTTCGAGCAGCCCACCTCCCAGAAGACGCTCGAAGCCTGTTTAAACACCCTCCGCAACCTGGTGGTGGAGTTGCGCCAAAACGAACTCATGGTAGTGTTCGATTCATTGAAACCAACTTTGTCCTCTGGCATCCAGTGCTGGAATAagttgaagtgcgaaggaggcttCTTGGAGGAGTGGAAGCGGGGAATTCAAGAAAAGTTTCGCAAGTTGCCCATGAAGACTATGGCAAATCAGCTCAAGGAACTCTTTAAGGGAGATGACCTATTCGTGATCATCCCATCAGTGTGGAGTCTGAACCCAGAAAAGCTGACGGATCGTCAAAAGGAGCGCTTCGCTGAGAAGTCGGACATTCCAGCATTGTACAATGATATGTCGCAGTCCCAGGACTCGGCATCCATAAAGCCCTGGACCCCTAAGAAGGTAGTTATCGCAAAGAGCAAACAGGGTGAACTGGCCCTAACGGGAAAGGATGACAACGATGAGGTGGTCGACATAACGGCAAGCGAGGAATCTGAGAAGGAACCAGTGAGAGTTGAGGTAATTACACCCATCCGAAAGAAACCTGGACGCAAGTCCCAGGCTCAAAAAGATGAGGAGGCCGCTGCCAGGGCCGCAACTCTTGCCGAGGAGCCGCCAAAGCGTCAGACGCGAACACGGGCGGCTCAAAAGGACACGGAACAGGCGGCACAGCAAGCACAACCACAGCCAGCGCCTGAACGCCAGCTCAGATCGCCAAAGAAATTGCCACCGCCTCCGGTCGTACAATCTACAGCAG CTGCCGGTAAGCAGACAAAGGTTGCAAAACCCACCCCCGTTGTGGTAATTGCGCAGAGCGAGGACCTCTTCCCGGAAGTCGCAGCTGAGCCGGAGCCTCAGCCAGAACAGGTTAAGAAACCCGACCCTGTTCCTGAAACAACAACTCAACTGACTCCGCCTGATGTGCCCTTGGAAGCTGTACCCTCTACCCAACTGCCGGGAGCCAGCGGCGATCCTGCCCCCTCAgcggctgctgtggctgcCGGGGAAACGTCGCCAAAGAAGTCCGGCACACGAATATGCAACTTG AGCTCGCCACCTGATCGCAAGCAGACAAACAACTCCACGAGTCCAACGCTGCGGCCCAAGCCCACGGGACATCTGACTGGACGCGGTGCTCAGCTGATCAACATGATCCGCAACAAGAAGCTGGACGCTGCATCCGGCTCGCCGTATGCGTGCATGTCTACATCGCGCCTGGTCCACCAAGTGACGCCGGCCCGTGTCCAGGATCGCGCCGAGCAGGTGTCCACGCCCACCAGCGAGCTCAACGAGCTGACGGGCACGGATCAGACTTCCACGCCGATTCAAGCACCTCCCTCCAAGGATCTGCTGGTGTTTTCCAAACGACTGCCATCCCCATCGGCCAGTCCTTCGGTGAGCATCCTGAAGCGCAAGCTGCGATGCGAAAGTCTCGATGATGTTACTCTCGACTCGCCGGCCCTAAAGCGAAAGCGGGTTAGCTTCCACGACCCCCCGGTGTCCGTCACCAAGGAGTACCTACGGGATGCTGAGGAGACGCGCAGCAGCTTGAAAACCAAGCGCTGCCTGCTCATGGACAAGGTGGCCCAGACCACCGAGATGCGCCAGGCGCTGAGAAGACGCGGTCGATTGGACAGCATAATCGAGATAGAGCGTTTCGCCAGCGAGCAGACGGCCAGAACAGCGACGACGGACAAGAGCCTGGACAAGTCCACTGGCGAAGTTCCCGAGGAGGATGCCTTCACCAGCCTAAAGTGGAACGACACAGGAAATGCGCACAACATCAGCATGAGTGAAGAGCCCGTTAAGGCGATGGAAGTGGAGTCTGAACCCGAGCCAGCTGGTCAGGATCTAGCCATCATCGATCCAGAGGCCGCTCTTGATCTGGTGGTGGAGCAATTGCCGCTGGAGTCGGTTTTGCAGCGCTACTTTGACAAGAACCCGCTGAAGAGCGCCGGCACATTGTCCAAGTTTCTGTCCGCTCAAATGGGAGCAAACGAAAAACTCAAGACAAACGTGCTGGAGACTCTGTCGGAGAACCACTCCAAGGACTTCCTCGATCACGCTGTGCGAGAGAATCTGTCGTCGGTGGTGTGCGACCGCCTGAACCCGAACTCCGTGCTGGAGTACGTATGCGCCAAGTCGAAGATCAGCAACAGTTGCCGCAACGGGCTGCTGGCCCAGGTACCCGAAATTCTCAAAAGCGGCCCGCGCTCCGATGCTGAGCGACTGGCCTTCGTGCAACAGCTGATGGTGCAGTGCAGCCCCGGTGACGACCTGCTCCTCGATCTCATTGACCTTCTGATGCGTACGCGTCGTGAGCGGAACAGCAGCACCACCTCCACCCACCTATCCAAGGGCGTTGTATCCGCCGTAGGAAGCCCTGACAACGTGGCCGAGACCGCGGCCGACTCCTCGTCGAACTTGTGA